One genomic segment of Nonomuraea coxensis DSM 45129 includes these proteins:
- a CDS encoding MFS transporter, whose translation MTVTQAAPLVKTPASRPGDRRWSVLALLCLALLLITVDATVLHIAVPALTAALEPSAVQLLWIIDVYSLVVAPLLIMFGTLGDKYGRKRLVLCGFVLFGLASAGAAFAPTPLTLILARALLGIGGAMIMPATLSLIRQVFTDRRERAIALGVWSAVAAAGAAVGPLVGGLLVGFWWGAVFLINVPILLVLLPAAVRLLPDSPVRRDRPWDAAGAALSVVGILALAFGLKEAGSGTLMPMWASALVFLTGAGLLVAFVRRQRRLTVPLLELGLFRRREFTTGVTGVLLGVFALVGLQLMLAQYLQLVLGDSPVRAAVRMLPLVLSAICGGLAAAHILPRLGMRATMSGGLGLVALALTPTLGWGVEGHPVMLAVCFVGIGFGVQVALLAASDTIMSAVPESRAGGAAAIEETAYELGAGLGVAVLGTITTVAYAPGLSAVPGVPAAGMDEARQSLASAAHVAHQVGGSAGDALLDTARWAFVNALHTTVVVSVVLLSVTAVAVAVLLRRD comes from the coding sequence ATGACCGTCACACAGGCCGCACCGCTCGTCAAGACCCCCGCGAGCCGGCCGGGCGACCGACGCTGGTCCGTTCTGGCGCTGCTCTGCCTGGCGTTGCTGCTCATCACGGTGGACGCGACGGTCCTGCACATCGCGGTGCCCGCGCTCACCGCCGCCCTCGAACCGAGCGCGGTGCAGCTCCTGTGGATCATCGACGTCTACTCGCTCGTCGTCGCGCCGCTGCTCATCATGTTCGGCACGCTCGGCGACAAGTACGGACGCAAACGCCTGGTCCTGTGCGGTTTCGTGCTGTTCGGCCTGGCCTCGGCAGGGGCCGCGTTCGCCCCGACGCCGCTGACGCTGATCCTGGCCAGGGCACTGCTCGGCATCGGCGGCGCGATGATCATGCCGGCCACGCTCTCGCTCATCCGCCAGGTCTTCACCGACCGGCGCGAACGGGCGATCGCGCTCGGCGTCTGGAGCGCCGTGGCCGCGGCGGGCGCCGCCGTCGGGCCGCTCGTCGGCGGCCTGCTGGTCGGCTTCTGGTGGGGCGCGGTCTTCCTGATCAACGTGCCGATCCTGCTCGTCCTGCTGCCCGCCGCCGTCCGCCTGCTGCCCGACTCGCCCGTACGCCGGGACCGCCCCTGGGACGCCGCCGGCGCGGCGCTGTCGGTGGTCGGCATCCTGGCGCTCGCCTTCGGGCTCAAGGAGGCGGGCTCGGGCACCCTCATGCCGATGTGGGCGTCGGCGCTGGTGTTCCTGACCGGCGCCGGGCTGCTCGTCGCCTTCGTCCGGCGGCAGCGGCGGCTCACCGTGCCGCTGCTGGAGCTCGGGCTGTTCAGGCGGCGCGAGTTCACCACCGGGGTCACCGGCGTGCTGCTCGGCGTCTTCGCGCTGGTCGGACTCCAGCTCATGCTCGCGCAGTACCTGCAGCTCGTGCTCGGCGACAGCCCGGTGCGCGCGGCGGTGCGCATGCTGCCGCTGGTGCTGTCGGCGATCTGCGGCGGGCTCGCGGCGGCCCACATCCTGCCGCGCCTCGGCATGCGGGCCACGATGAGCGGCGGGCTCGGGCTGGTCGCGCTGGCCCTCACCCCCACGCTGGGCTGGGGCGTCGAGGGCCACCCCGTGATGCTGGCCGTCTGTTTCGTCGGCATCGGGTTCGGGGTGCAGGTGGCGCTGCTGGCCGCCTCCGACACCATCATGTCCGCGGTCCCCGAGTCCCGGGCGGGCGGGGCGGCGGCCATCGAGGAGACCGCGTACGAGCTGGGCGCCGGCCTCGGCGTCGCGGTGCTCGGCACGATCACCACCGTCGCCTACGCCCCCGGACTGTCCGCCGTGCCCGGGGTGCCCGCGGCCGGCATGGACGAGGCCCGCCAGTCCCTCGCCTCGGCCGCGCACGTCGCCCACCAGGTCGGCGGCAGCGCGGGCGACGCGCTGCTCGACACCGCCCGGTGGGCCTTCGTCAACGCCCTGCACACGACCGTCGTCGTGAGCGTCGTCCTGCTGAGCGTGACCGCCGTCGCGGTGGCCGTGCTGCTCCGCCGTGATTGA
- a CDS encoding CHAT domain-containing protein, translated as MGTDPSGKNDDIQDRSSREWCDEALTRLNAGRPESALEAARRAADLDPGAEWAHRLISLAHERLGRDADALPAAERAVALAPGSWLARLRLAAVLRRRPGRWQEAVEHAGRARTFAPEEPDPEVLLGDLALLRGDHARAADRYRAALAVRPGHPQARVNLALALLRWERPRPHHDPAWPVDPRDTGRARRALEVWSRQARLLVAVAAVAIAAAALAFDWGTRARLAGFAVLALLVPLTVRQARRVQVWSYVPAMFGRDPWLGAGVVAAVVSVPAFAAWLVLGTAPAVPRALDPVWAGLAGVVVLGWPALAAVRALAESWRGRPLRALEQALLAGADRTARRDAGITLWIVLVRTWSVLVPLVGGALVVEPRAAVAALAVPYPVVRGCLRARYRDDRWLLAATLLVVLAAAACAAGGLLGSAWAWRAGLGALAAAVAVFAARAARAWWRGGAGPWRAALIMYDAPMGSGPSVTLTAEARRAISYARGVVLSYGDALGPRVAGAAASVTSTGELRLIAGAEAWEAIEADPRVAVFAADPVQRRFWVEVRGIALADAGVLRVTPKKVLVGEFPGRHQRR; from the coding sequence GTGGGGACCGATCCAAGTGGTAAGAACGATGACATTCAGGATAGGTCCTCTCGCGAGTGGTGTGACGAGGCGCTGACCAGGCTGAACGCCGGCCGCCCCGAATCCGCGCTGGAGGCCGCCCGCCGCGCCGCCGACCTCGATCCCGGAGCCGAGTGGGCCCACCGGCTGATCAGCCTCGCCCACGAGCGGCTGGGCCGCGACGCCGACGCGCTCCCCGCCGCCGAGCGGGCCGTGGCGCTGGCGCCCGGCTCCTGGCTCGCCCGCCTGCGCCTCGCCGCGGTCCTGCGCCGCCGGCCCGGCCGGTGGCAGGAGGCGGTCGAGCACGCCGGGCGGGCCAGGACGTTCGCACCCGAGGAGCCCGACCCCGAGGTCCTGCTGGGCGACCTCGCGCTGCTGCGCGGCGACCACGCCCGCGCGGCGGACCGCTACCGCGCGGCGCTGGCCGTCCGCCCCGGCCATCCGCAGGCCCGGGTGAACCTGGCGCTGGCGCTGCTGCGCTGGGAACGCCCCCGCCCCCACCACGATCCGGCCTGGCCCGTGGACCCCCGCGACACCGGCCGCGCCAGGCGGGCGCTGGAGGTCTGGTCGCGGCAGGCCCGGCTGCTGGTCGCCGTGGCCGCCGTCGCCATCGCGGCGGCGGCGCTCGCCTTCGACTGGGGGACGCGGGCGCGGCTCGCCGGGTTCGCGGTGCTCGCGCTGCTGGTGCCGCTCACGGTGCGGCAGGCGCGGCGGGTCCAGGTCTGGTCGTACGTGCCCGCCATGTTCGGACGGGACCCGTGGCTCGGCGCGGGCGTCGTGGCCGCCGTGGTGTCGGTGCCGGCCTTCGCCGCCTGGCTGGTGCTCGGGACCGCGCCCGCCGTGCCCCGCGCGCTCGACCCGGTGTGGGCCGGGCTCGCGGGCGTCGTGGTGCTCGGCTGGCCGGCGCTCGCCGCCGTGCGGGCGCTGGCGGAGTCCTGGCGCGGCCGGCCGCTGCGCGCGCTGGAGCAGGCGCTGCTCGCCGGCGCCGACCGCACCGCCAGGCGCGACGCGGGGATCACGCTCTGGATCGTCCTCGTCAGGACGTGGTCGGTGCTGGTGCCGCTGGTGGGCGGGGCGCTCGTGGTCGAGCCGCGGGCGGCCGTGGCGGCGCTGGCGGTGCCGTACCCGGTGGTGCGCGGCTGCCTGCGCGCCCGCTACCGGGACGACCGGTGGCTCCTCGCCGCGACGCTGCTGGTCGTGCTCGCCGCCGCGGCCTGCGCGGCCGGCGGGCTGCTGGGCTCGGCGTGGGCCTGGCGGGCCGGGCTGGGAGCGCTGGCGGCGGCGGTGGCGGTGTTCGCGGCGCGGGCGGCGCGGGCCTGGTGGCGGGGCGGCGCCGGGCCGTGGCGGGCCGCGCTGATCATGTACGACGCGCCCATGGGATCGGGGCCGTCGGTCACGCTGACCGCCGAGGCGCGCCGGGCCATCTCCTACGCCCGCGGCGTCGTCCTGTCCTACGGCGACGCCCTCGGCCCCCGGGTCGCCGGCGCGGCGGCCTCCGTCACCTCCACGGGCGAGCTGCGCCTGATCGCCGGGGCCGAGGCGTGGGAGGCGATCGAGGCCGACCCGCGCGTGGCGGTGTTCGCCGCCGACCCGGTCCAGCGGCGGTTCTGGGTGGAGGTGCGTGGCATCGCGCTCGCCGACGCCGGCGTGCTGCGGGTGACGCCCAAAAAGGTCTTGGTGGGCGAGTTCCCTGGGCGGCACCAGCGGCGGTGA
- a CDS encoding haloalkane dehalogenase, translating into MRILRTPDERFAGLPDFPYEPRYADVGDGLRMAYVEAGPAGGEPVVLLHGEPSWSFLYRHVMTELAAAGLRAIAPDLIGFGRSDKPADLADHTYARHVEWTRALLLDALGLRGMTVVGQDWGGLIGLRIAAEHPERVARIVAANTGLPTGDIPMPEVWHRFRESVLHAPALDVARFVQAGCRTPLPPEVRAAYDAPFPDETYKAGPRAMPGLVPTSPDDPAAPANRAAWQVLTTLERPFLVAFSDSDPITGGMRPILLKTMAGASGLEHPVIKGAGHFLQEDAGAELGRQIAAFVTSAQRVRNA; encoded by the coding sequence ATGCGGATCCTGCGTACCCCCGACGAGCGCTTCGCCGGACTGCCCGACTTCCCCTACGAGCCCCGCTACGCCGACGTGGGCGACGGCCTGCGGATGGCGTACGTCGAGGCGGGACCGGCCGGCGGCGAGCCGGTCGTGCTGCTGCACGGCGAGCCGAGCTGGTCCTTCCTCTACCGCCACGTCATGACCGAGCTGGCCGCGGCCGGCCTGCGGGCGATCGCGCCCGACCTCATCGGCTTCGGCCGCTCCGACAAGCCCGCCGACCTCGCCGACCACACCTACGCCCGGCACGTCGAGTGGACCCGGGCCCTGCTGCTCGACGCGCTCGGCCTGCGCGGCATGACGGTGGTCGGCCAGGACTGGGGCGGCCTCATCGGGCTGCGGATCGCCGCCGAGCACCCCGAGCGGGTGGCCCGCATCGTGGCCGCCAACACGGGGTTGCCGACCGGTGACATTCCCATGCCCGAGGTCTGGCACCGCTTCCGCGAGTCCGTGCTCCACGCGCCGGCGCTCGACGTCGCCCGGTTCGTCCAGGCCGGGTGCAGGACCCCGCTGCCGCCCGAGGTGCGGGCCGCCTACGACGCGCCGTTCCCCGACGAGACGTACAAGGCGGGCCCGCGGGCCATGCCGGGGCTGGTGCCCACCTCCCCCGACGATCCCGCCGCGCCCGCCAACCGCGCTGCCTGGCAGGTTCTCACCACGCTGGAGCGCCCGTTCCTCGTGGCCTTCTCCGACAGCGACCCCATCACCGGAGGAATGCGGCCGATCCTGCTCAAGACGATGGCGGGAGCCTCCGGCCTGGAGCACCCCGTGATCAAGGGCGCGGGGCACTTCCTCCAGGAGGACGCCGGCGCCGAGCTCGGCCGTCAGATCGCCGCTTTCGTGACCTCGGCCCAGCGTGTCAGAAACGCCTAA
- a CDS encoding AAA family ATPase, whose amino-acid sequence MRESGRAQAAGRAAARDLFEQVRERYFRIPPGVRRVLYVVVLVAAMGVGAALGWDLLSTFPLVLLALAFVALTMRFPRAAATTLVVVCWAVLALQAFARLYPAGSPAVHLMVGLALPVAAAAHLIRWVTPWVTTLTALLPAGLLAAALSPVSATISVWVAYAAALAVLVQRFLLARRTRAESAVEEQVRVRAREGRPETAQDKPGGPPQISVEDALAELESMVGLAPVKEQVRSIAASIEASRLRAEAGYVSERPTRHFVFVGPPGTGKTSVARALAKIFYAFGLLETPYVVEAQRADLVGEFLGATAIKTNELVDRALGGVLFIDEAYGLVNSSDGQPDRFGAEAVQTLLKRAEDDRDRVIIILAGYEQEMSGFLSSNPGLASRFATRVRFPGYSPQELVEVTELLQRRRGDQMSTETRRVLLGLYDDVHRRGLVDELGNARFARSLVEAAAQARDVRVVGAGGTPTTADLVTTTTPDVTKAFDDLTARFRGYVATPTLEEALADLDRMAGLAPVKRQVHAIAAQLQVARMRQERGLPTPQQMRHFVFVGPPGTGKTTVARVLGRVFAALGLLARPDVVEAHRADLVGQHLGATAIKTNELVDRALGGVLFIDEAYSLVNPGYQGGDAFGAEAVQTLLKRAEDDRDRLVVVLAGYEREMDAFLSTNPGLASRFNQRVAFPSYSPAELSEIAVLLAGKAGDTFDEGALRNLDEVFTWVCAERLIDGLGNGRFARSLFERAAMRRDVRLAGQAGAGSAASAAELTTITSEDVAAAVDELSGR is encoded by the coding sequence ATGCGTGAGTCCGGCAGGGCCCAGGCCGCGGGGCGGGCCGCAGCGCGGGATCTGTTCGAACAGGTGCGGGAGCGCTACTTCCGGATCCCCCCTGGGGTGCGGCGGGTGCTCTACGTGGTGGTGCTCGTCGCGGCCATGGGGGTGGGCGCGGCGCTCGGCTGGGACCTGCTGAGCACCTTCCCCCTCGTCCTGCTGGCGCTCGCCTTCGTCGCGCTCACCATGCGCTTCCCCCGCGCCGCCGCCACCACGCTGGTGGTGGTGTGCTGGGCGGTGCTCGCCCTGCAGGCGTTCGCGCGGCTCTATCCCGCCGGCTCGCCCGCCGTGCACCTGATGGTCGGGCTGGCCCTGCCGGTCGCCGCCGCCGCGCACCTCATCCGCTGGGTCACCCCGTGGGTGACCACGCTGACGGCGCTCCTGCCCGCCGGGCTGCTCGCCGCGGCGCTGTCGCCCGTCTCCGCCACGATCTCGGTCTGGGTCGCGTACGCCGCCGCGCTCGCCGTCCTCGTCCAGCGTTTCCTGCTGGCCCGCAGGACCAGGGCCGAGAGCGCGGTGGAGGAGCAGGTCAGGGTCAGGGCCCGCGAGGGCCGCCCCGAGACCGCCCAGGACAAGCCCGGCGGCCCGCCGCAGATCTCCGTCGAGGACGCGCTCGCCGAGCTGGAGAGCATGGTCGGGCTGGCCCCGGTCAAGGAGCAGGTGCGCTCGATCGCCGCCTCCATCGAGGCGTCCCGGCTGCGCGCCGAGGCGGGCTACGTCAGCGAGCGGCCCACCCGCCACTTCGTCTTCGTCGGCCCGCCCGGCACCGGCAAGACCTCGGTGGCCCGCGCGCTCGCCAAGATCTTCTACGCCTTCGGCCTGCTGGAGACCCCCTACGTGGTCGAGGCGCAGCGGGCCGACCTGGTGGGCGAGTTCCTGGGCGCGACGGCGATCAAGACCAACGAGCTGGTCGACCGGGCGCTCGGCGGCGTGCTGTTCATCGACGAGGCGTACGGGCTGGTCAACTCCTCCGACGGCCAGCCCGACCGGTTCGGCGCCGAGGCCGTGCAGACGCTGCTCAAGCGGGCCGAGGACGACCGCGACCGGGTGATCATCATCCTGGCCGGCTACGAGCAGGAGATGAGCGGCTTCCTGTCCAGCAACCCCGGCCTGGCCAGCCGCTTCGCCACCCGCGTGCGTTTCCCCGGCTACTCCCCGCAGGAGCTCGTCGAGGTCACCGAGCTGCTCCAGCGGCGGCGGGGCGACCAGATGAGCACCGAGACCCGGCGCGTCCTGCTCGGCCTCTACGACGACGTGCACCGCCGCGGCCTGGTCGACGAGCTGGGCAACGCCCGCTTCGCCCGCAGCCTGGTCGAGGCCGCCGCGCAGGCCCGCGACGTGCGCGTGGTGGGCGCGGGCGGCACGCCGACCACCGCCGACCTCGTCACCACCACCACGCCCGACGTCACCAAGGCGTTCGACGACCTCACCGCCCGCTTCCGCGGCTACGTCGCCACCCCCACACTGGAGGAGGCGCTCGCCGACCTCGACCGCATGGCGGGCCTGGCCCCGGTCAAACGGCAGGTGCACGCCATCGCCGCGCAGCTCCAGGTGGCCCGCATGCGGCAGGAGCGCGGGCTGCCCACGCCGCAGCAGATGCGCCACTTCGTCTTCGTCGGCCCGCCCGGCACCGGCAAGACCACGGTCGCGCGCGTGCTCGGCCGCGTCTTCGCCGCGCTCGGCCTGCTGGCCAGGCCCGACGTGGTCGAGGCGCACCGCGCCGACCTGGTCGGCCAGCACCTCGGCGCCACCGCGATCAAGACCAACGAGCTGGTCGACCGGGCGCTCGGCGGCGTGCTGTTCATCGACGAGGCCTACAGCCTGGTCAACCCCGGCTACCAGGGCGGCGACGCCTTCGGCGCGGAGGCCGTGCAGACGCTGCTCAAGCGGGCCGAGGACGACCGCGACCGGCTCGTCGTCGTGCTGGCCGGCTACGAGCGCGAGATGGACGCCTTCCTCTCCACCAACCCCGGCCTGGCCAGCCGGTTCAACCAGCGCGTGGCCTTCCCCAGCTACTCCCCCGCCGAGCTGAGCGAGATCGCGGTCCTGCTCGCGGGCAAGGCGGGCGACACCTTCGACGAGGGCGCGCTGCGCAACCTCGACGAGGTCTTCACCTGGGTCTGCGCCGAGCGGCTGATCGACGGCCTCGGCAACGGCCGCTTCGCCCGCTCCCTGTTCGAGCGCGCCGCGATGCGCCGCGACGTACGCCTCGCCGGGCAGGCCGGCGCGGGGTCGGCGGCCAGCGCCGCCGAGCTGACCACGATCACGAGCGAGGACGTCGCCGCCGCCGTGGACGAACTTTCCGGCCGCTGA
- a CDS encoding ABC transporter permease, producing the protein MAGFLVRRLLGYTVLVAVAASLSYLLAAVALDPRSNYADRTPKPPPAVVDAQLSALNLNDKVPLLQRYATWAGGVVRGDFGRTITGSPVADDLRRRMGVTFRLVILGVFCGSLIGVLAGALAAVRQYGWFDRLSTGLSFVVLAVPVVVVANMLILLASWANERVFGHQVLLVSGEHSDGLSTGFWGEAVDRVQHLVLPTVSLSVGLAAVFSRYQRNMMLDVLGADFVRTAVAKGLSRRRALVRHALRTALIPVATYFAFTFGALLTGATFTEKIFGWHGLGEQLINSIFSNDVNTVAAISLLAGVAVLCASLAADLLHAALDPRVRSA; encoded by the coding sequence ATGGCCGGGTTCCTGGTCCGCAGGCTGCTCGGCTACACCGTGCTCGTCGCGGTGGCCGCCAGCCTCTCCTATCTGCTGGCCGCCGTCGCCCTCGACCCGCGCTCCAACTACGCCGACCGCACGCCCAAGCCGCCGCCCGCCGTGGTCGACGCGCAGCTCTCCGCGCTCAACCTCAACGACAAGGTCCCGCTGCTGCAGCGCTACGCCACCTGGGCGGGCGGGGTGGTGCGGGGCGACTTCGGCAGGACGATCACCGGTTCGCCGGTCGCCGACGACCTCAGGCGGCGCATGGGCGTGACGTTCCGGCTGGTGATCCTGGGGGTGTTCTGCGGCAGCCTGATCGGGGTGCTGGCCGGGGCGCTCGCCGCGGTCCGCCAGTACGGCTGGTTCGACCGGCTCTCGACCGGCCTGTCGTTCGTGGTGCTCGCGGTGCCGGTGGTCGTGGTGGCCAACATGCTGATCCTGCTGGCCTCCTGGGCCAACGAGCGGGTCTTCGGCCACCAGGTGCTGCTGGTCAGCGGCGAGCACAGCGACGGCCTGAGCACCGGGTTCTGGGGCGAGGCCGTCGACCGGGTGCAGCACCTCGTCCTGCCGACGGTCTCGCTGTCCGTCGGGCTCGCCGCCGTCTTCAGCCGCTACCAGCGCAACATGATGCTCGACGTGCTCGGCGCCGACTTCGTGCGCACGGCGGTGGCCAAGGGGCTGAGCCGGCGCAGGGCGCTGGTCAGGCACGCGCTGCGCACGGCGCTGATCCCGGTGGCCACCTACTTCGCGTTCACGTTCGGGGCGCTGCTGACGGGGGCCACGTTCACCGAGAAGATCTTCGGCTGGCACGGTCTGGGCGAGCAGCTCATCAACTCGATCTTCAGCAACGACGTCAACACCGTCGCCGCCATCTCGCTGCTCGCGGGCGTCGCGGTGCTGTGCGCCTCGCTCGCCGCCGACCTGCTGCACGCGGCGCTCGATCCGAGGGTGCGGTCGGCATGA
- a CDS encoding ABC transporter permease, protein MTLSQEELAEELSDGGAARVPSRLRVVAGRFFRSRQGVAGFAVLAAMFLLAFAGPLVSRWSYTDKDFTAFLRPPSAEHWFGTLQTGADVFALTLRGMQKSLVVGLLAALVSTALAALAGAFAGYFLGWTDRVLSWVTDLLLVLPAFLVLAIMSPLFGAGQWVLFVVMLALFLWMVTSKVVRGMTISLKEREFIQAARYMGVPPVRIVFRHVIPNLSSLLIVDATLNVSAAILTETSLSYFGFGIQPPDVSFGTLIADGSRTAMYAPWTFWFVAGLLVVTVLAVNLVGDALRDAFDPAARRAR, encoded by the coding sequence ATGACGCTGTCGCAGGAGGAGCTGGCCGAGGAGCTGAGCGACGGCGGCGCGGCGCGGGTCCCCTCGCGGCTGCGGGTGGTGGCCGGGCGGTTCTTCCGCTCCCGGCAGGGGGTCGCGGGCTTCGCGGTGCTGGCGGCGATGTTCCTGCTGGCCTTCGCCGGGCCGCTGGTCAGCCGGTGGAGCTACACCGACAAGGATTTCACCGCGTTCCTGCGGCCGCCCTCCGCCGAGCACTGGTTCGGAACGCTCCAGACGGGCGCCGACGTCTTCGCCCTCACCCTTCGCGGCATGCAGAAGTCGCTGGTGGTGGGCCTGCTGGCGGCGCTGGTCTCCACGGCGCTCGCGGCCCTCGCCGGCGCGTTCGCCGGCTACTTCCTGGGCTGGACCGACCGCGTGCTGAGCTGGGTGACCGACCTGCTGCTCGTGCTGCCCGCCTTCCTCGTGCTGGCGATCATGTCGCCGCTGTTCGGGGCCGGGCAGTGGGTGCTGTTCGTCGTCATGCTGGCGCTGTTCCTGTGGATGGTGACGTCCAAGGTGGTCAGGGGCATGACGATCTCGCTGAAGGAGCGGGAGTTCATCCAGGCCGCCCGCTACATGGGGGTGCCGCCGGTGCGCATCGTCTTCCGGCACGTGATCCCCAACCTGTCGTCGCTGCTCATCGTGGACGCCACGCTCAACGTCAGCGCGGCGATCCTGACGGAGACGTCGCTGTCCTACTTCGGGTTCGGCATCCAGCCGCCCGACGTGTCGTTCGGCACGCTGATCGCCGACGGGTCGAGAACGGCCATGTACGCGCCGTGGACGTTCTGGTTCGTGGCCGGGCTGCTGGTGGTCACGGTGCTCGCGGTCAACCTCGTCGGCGACGCGCTGCGCGACGCGTTCGACCCGGCGGCGAGGAGGGCGCGATGA
- a CDS encoding ABC transporter ATP-binding protein → MRPVLEVTDLGVTFGGVPAVRGVGYAVRPGEVLAIVGESGSGKSVTSAAVMGLLPPGARVTGSVRLHGKELIGAPARELDALRGRTISMVFQDPLSALTPVYRVGDQIAEAVRVHQRVSKEDALVKAVELLELVGIPRPDERALAFPHEFSGGMRQRVMIAMAIANDPDVIICDEPTTALDVTVQAQVLEVLKTAQRRTGAAIVMITHDLGVVAGFADRVLVMYAGRPVEVGAVDDVYYRPRMPYTAGLLASVPRVDHDGGRLLPIEGSPPSPGALPPGCPFAPRCPLRVAACDEREPPLYEVGEGHRAACIRWEEVRPAVRPVVRAEPAGPGGDGGADDAGLPAARARHRRTVLEVSGLVKDYPLVKGAVFRRRVGTVHAVAGVGFDIREGETLGLVGESGSGKTTTLTQILELAAPQAGRIVVLGRDTSRLGRGERTAIRRDLQVVFQDPLASLDPRMTVHDIVAEPLRAHGQRQPGRRVAELLALVGLEPGHAARYPQDFSGGQRQRVGIARALALEPRLLVLDEPVSALDVSIQAGVINLLGALRARLGLSYLFVAHDLAVVRHLADRVAVMHLGRIAEIGRVDAVYRAPLHPYTQALLSAIPLPDPARERSRRRILLEGDLPSPADPPTGCRFRTRCPKFRAELTDDERGLCVQVEPDVRTLGEDHGAACHYAERRVVVQTRRNAR, encoded by the coding sequence ATGAGACCGGTCCTGGAGGTCACCGACCTCGGCGTCACCTTCGGCGGCGTGCCCGCGGTGCGGGGCGTCGGCTACGCGGTGCGGCCCGGCGAGGTGCTGGCCATCGTCGGCGAGTCGGGGTCGGGCAAGTCCGTCACCTCGGCGGCCGTCATGGGCCTGCTGCCGCCGGGAGCGCGCGTCACCGGGTCGGTGCGGCTGCACGGCAAGGAGCTGATCGGCGCGCCCGCCCGCGAGCTCGACGCGCTGCGCGGCCGGACGATCTCCATGGTGTTCCAGGACCCGCTGTCGGCGCTCACGCCGGTCTACCGGGTGGGCGACCAGATCGCGGAGGCCGTGCGCGTGCACCAGCGCGTCAGCAAGGAAGACGCCCTGGTCAAGGCGGTGGAGCTGCTGGAGCTGGTCGGCATCCCGCGGCCGGACGAGCGGGCGCTCGCCTTCCCGCACGAGTTCTCCGGCGGCATGCGGCAGCGCGTCATGATCGCGATGGCGATCGCCAACGACCCCGACGTGATCATCTGCGACGAGCCGACCACCGCGCTCGACGTCACCGTCCAGGCGCAGGTGCTGGAGGTGCTGAAGACGGCGCAGCGCAGGACCGGCGCGGCGATCGTCATGATCACGCACGATCTCGGGGTGGTGGCCGGCTTCGCCGACCGGGTGCTCGTCATGTACGCCGGCCGCCCCGTCGAGGTCGGCGCCGTCGACGACGTCTACTACCGGCCGCGCATGCCCTACACCGCGGGCCTGCTGGCCTCGGTGCCGCGGGTGGACCACGACGGCGGGCGGCTGCTGCCGATCGAGGGCAGCCCGCCCTCCCCCGGCGCTCTTCCGCCCGGCTGCCCGTTCGCGCCGCGCTGCCCCCTGCGCGTGGCCGCCTGCGACGAGCGCGAGCCCCCGCTGTACGAGGTCGGCGAGGGGCACCGCGCGGCGTGCATCCGCTGGGAGGAGGTCCGCCCCGCCGTCCGGCCCGTCGTCCGCGCCGAGCCCGCCGGGCCGGGCGGGGACGGCGGCGCGGACGACGCCGGGCTTCCCGCCGCGCGGGCGCGGCACCGGCGGACGGTGCTGGAGGTCAGCGGCCTGGTCAAGGACTACCCGCTGGTCAAGGGCGCGGTGTTCAGGCGGCGGGTGGGCACCGTGCACGCGGTGGCCGGGGTCGGCTTCGACATCCGCGAGGGCGAGACGCTGGGCCTGGTCGGCGAGTCGGGCAGCGGCAAGACCACGACGCTGACCCAGATCCTGGAGCTGGCCGCCCCGCAGGCCGGGCGCATCGTCGTGCTCGGCCGCGACACCTCGCGGCTCGGCCGGGGCGAGCGCACCGCGATCCGGCGCGACCTCCAGGTGGTCTTCCAGGACCCGCTGGCCTCGCTCGACCCGCGCATGACCGTCCACGACATCGTGGCCGAGCCGCTGCGCGCGCACGGGCAGCGGCAGCCGGGCCGGCGGGTGGCCGAGCTGCTGGCGCTGGTCGGGCTGGAGCCCGGGCACGCGGCCCGCTACCCGCAGGACTTCTCCGGCGGGCAGCGGCAGCGCGTCGGCATCGCGCGGGCGCTCGCGCTGGAGCCCCGGCTGCTGGTGCTGGACGAGCCGGTCTCGGCGCTGGACGTGTCGATCCAGGCCGGGGTGATCAACCTGCTCGGCGCGCTGCGGGCCAGGCTCGGGCTGTCCTACCTGTTCGTGGCGCACGACCTGGCCGTGGTGCGGCATCTGGCCGACCGGGTGGCGGTGATGCACCTCGGCAGGATCGCCGAGATCGGCCGGGTCGACGCCGTCTACCGCGCCCCCCTGCACCCCTACACCCAGGCCCTGCTGTCGGCGATCCCGCTGCCCGACCCGGCGCGCGAGCGCTCCCGGCGGCGGATCCTGCTGGAGGGCGACCTGCCCAGCCCCGCCGACCCTCCGACGGGCTGCCGCTTCCGCACCCGGTGCCCCAAGTTCCGTGCCGAGCTCACCGACGACGAGCGCGGGCTCTGCGTCCAGGTGGAGCCCGACGTGCGGACGCTGGGCGAGGACCACGGCGCGGCCTGCCATTACGCCGAGAGGCGTGTCGTCGTCCAGACCAGGAGGAACGCCCGATGA